The genome window AAATCAAATAATTAATTGCCTAATAGCAAAGTTAATGCCACTGATTCAGGTGATACTTATACCCAGCAATTTCCGGTTAGAAAATTGCTGAAAATATATGACTCCGCTCACGCGAAAGCGCCCTTAAGAATCGTCGAACAGCTTGATCTGCCGGCTGTCGGTTTCTTTTTTTTTGTCTGTACCGTGTGAACTTTTTTCCCCGATAGCCTTTTCCCCCTGGGGTAGTTTTACGTCGTCCGGTCTTCTTTTTTTATCCCAAGGGGACTTGAATCCGGTCAGGTCCATGTCGTCAGGAAAATCTGTCATGAAACCGGGAACCAGGAAGCCATCTTCGGTTTCATAGAGGCGAAACAACTCGTAAATCTCCGGCGCACTGAATTCCTTGTCGCCGAAATAAATATTGCAGGCTTCTTGGATGAAACCGGCCTTGTTGCTGACGGTTGTCTTTTTGGTTCCGAAAAACGCACCCATCTCATCGGTTGTAATGTAAATCTCGTTTTCCGGATCAAACAGAAAATTAAGGCGCGCAATCACATGAATGACGGCTGCGGCCCATATTTCAGTGCGGCCCCGTTCAATTGTCAGCCGGCGCGTCCTGGCGATCCTGTCGCACAATTTAAGGGCCAAGCCGGTATAGAGTTCATTGAGTCTGGCCTGACCGAAATTTTCGATCTTGTTTTTGATTTCAAGGAGGCTTGCTTTTATCTTTTGCTTATCAATAGTTTGGGCTTTAGCTGCAGGAGCCTTGTCCAGCCTCAGTTGGCGGCGGACATCTTCGATGGCCGTCAGACCGATGGGGGCCATTTGCTCGTCCCGGGCCGCCTGCCGCTCGGCATCCAGAAGCAGCGCCTCAACGCTTTCCCTACCGTCAGGCGTTTTAATCGCCTTGCGGGGCGTTTGGCCGCCCAGGGCGGGCAGCTTTTGGTCTATCCAGCCCTCCCAGTGAGCGGTCAGCACTTTTGCCAGGCGTTCCTGCACCTCAGGTATCTGCATAAGCTCATTTTGATCGATTTCCTTTGCCTGGGCGTTTTGGCCCTTAGACAGCATGGTTTCCGGGGACTGAATCTTGGTTTTTTTATAGCGGGCCTGACCGCCAAGCCGGGCTTTAATCTCCTGGCGGATCGTCTTGGCTCGGGCCTCGGAATTGACTTCAACGGAAAGTTTGCGATGATCGATGACGATGTGGCCAAGGATGGTGTTGTCCAGGGCGCTGCTGGCTTTGTGGCCCTTGCGGCTCCAAGGGATTTCGGCTTTAAGCACCATCCCTTGCGCGTCCAGGGTCGCCTCGTTCCGCAATGTTTGCGGATCTTCCGTTGCCGACAGGTCGCTCAAACGCCGGAAAGCTGTTTCCGGATCATCGATTTCATAGTGCAGCGTATGAAACATCAGCGGATCGCCGTCTGTGTTGCAAATTTTTGGCGGCTGAAGTTGAGCTTTATAAATATGGAAATAAAGCTCCCGGATTTCAGTATCGTATTCGTTGAGTACGTCCGCTGTTATGTATCGGTTTTCCTGCAGTAGATAGTTTCTGAGGTCAATAATGGCCGGCTTGCGGCTTGGCGGGATCAGAATAGAGCTGCATCCGACAAGCATGGCCACGTAATCGACCTGAACGATGCGGCCCAGCAGGATATCCCCCGGACGGGCGTTCTCAGACCCCTTTTTTTCCATGACATCGGTTTCAACACCTTGTAAAATGTCTTTTAACCTGAAGCCCTGCCCCGGATTACAACTTACTACTTCGAGAAAACTGTAAGGCTGGTTGACGGCGGCATCGATCAATCGTCTTTCAAGTTCGTCCAGATCTAGGCTTTGCTCCCGGGCGTAGATTTGCGCCACGGTTTGATGTGTCGGCATGTTCGGGCCTATATCGGAATAGTCGGGGTCGTAAACCCAGTTAAAAACAAACCATGGTGTAAAAAGTTGTACATGCTCGTCGGCCGGATCTTTAGGCAAATCGGTTTCAGGCCACAGCATAAAGTCACCCATGGCCAGAGCCATGGCCAGTTCACCCAAAAATCTATCGGCAAAGGTCAAAAGTTTATCAATCAGTCGGTCATGGGCATTACCGAGCCTGCGCCACAGCAGATCCAACGGAGGTTTGGCCTTGTTCAGGCAACACTTTTTGTACTTTTTGCCGCTGCCGCAAGGGCAGGGCTGGTTGCGTCCCGTTTTCATTTTTTGAGTCATCTCCACATCAACGACCGTCGACCTTGTCGGTGGCTTGCAAAAGGTAGAACCGCCATATTTTATTCAAAAAATTCAATTTTTTGGGTTACGGTGGTTTTAATGGCATTTAAGGTATCCGTTAAAGCACGAATAACATTTTCGCGAACATCGCCGGCAACCACCAAAAACATCACGTCAGCTCCTACCGACAGTTTCCGATTTTCATTGATTTCCACAAGAACTTCTATTATTCCAGGTATTTGTTTGCTGATCGCAATCACCTGTTGCAATTTTTGATGATTGACGGTGATCATCAGCCCGGAGACCTTTTGGCCGTTGCGTGACGTGCTGCGAACGACACCATTGTGGCACAGGATCATTCCTGCATTGTGGTAGTCCGGGTGTTTTTTAATAGTGTCTAGCATGCGGGTTAAGCTCATAAAACGCTCCTCTCGATACTGGAAACTTGATGCTGGATACTGGATGAAAAAGGATGTTTATTTAGTCCTGAAAAACCTGGTCCTCTGGGCCAGGTCAGAGTTAACTGGCTTTGCCAAAAACCCTTAAAAGTGCCTTAAGTTTGAAGTGCGCTAAAGTGCTCTAAAGTTAAGGAATTCTATCAATTATATAAAAATAGTTGAGCGAAGCGACTCCATAACTTTAGGCACTTTAGCACACTTTAGGCACTTTTAACTTTATATGTTCAGCCCCGGGCATTCGTATCCAGCACCTACCGTCAGTTTGAATCATAGCTTCACCAACATGTCTTCAGCTCGCGCCAGATCTTCAGGCGTGTTGATATTGTAAAAGGAAATCAAATCCGGATCCTGTTTTCGTAAAATTGCTTCCGGTATTTTTCGGGTGCGAAGCCTGTTGAAAACCCGGTCAATTTTTAGTTCCTGTTTTTTAAGCTGCTGGGCGATGGGTTTAAGGCATTGTCTGGAATATACGGAACAAAGGGGCTGGAGACCTTCCGAAGTTTCGGGGATTACGACGTCGATGCGCGGTTCGATGTTTTCTAGAACAATTTCAATCAGGTTTTTTTGGATAAAAGGAGTATCGCAAGCCACAAAAAAGGCATACGGTGTTGTCATAAAGAAAAGGCCGGCGTGTATTCCGGTTAAGGCGCTTTGAATTGGAAAAAGGTCAGTTACAACAGTTAAATCCCATTCCAGATATTCAAGCGGGTCGTTGGTAACCAGAACAATCTCTTGAAACAGGCCGCGGAAAACGTCATAAATGCGGTCTAAAATACGCTGTGCGCCAACACGCAGAAAGGCCTTGTTGGTGCCGGAGAAGCGCGTATTTTTACCACCGGCCAGTATGATGCCGGCACAGGAATTTTGCATGAACACACCCAATACCCAACCCGGACAAGAAAAATATTTGCTACCAAGACATCAGGACACAAAGAAAACATTTTCTTTTTTGTCTTTGGGCCTTGGCATCTTAGTGTAGGAAAAATGTCAGGCAAAATCAAGGCAATTTCAACGGCCTTAACGGTCAACGTCTGGAGATGAGTTGTAATTTATAAAAGAATGTTATAAACCTTGAGCTTCTGTTGATGCCTCGTGTAGAAAAAATGACATTTAAAAATATTTCGGGGGAAAAATGAGCAGACACGATACCGTTTTGGATGCAGCCGATATCGATCGGATATTGACGAGGATTGCCCATGAAATCCTGGAAGTTCACAAGGGCGCTGTTAATTTAACCCTGATTGGCATTCATACTCGCGGTGTATGCCTTGCCAGGCGAATTCAGTCCAAGATTCATACCATCGAAGGGATTGAAATACCAACAGGCGATATCGATATCACCCTCTATCGGGACGACTGGACCAGAATCAGCCACCATCCGATTGTGCAGTCAACGGACATATCGTTTTCCGTTAATGAAAAACAGATTATTTTAGTAGATGACGTTCTGTTTACGGGCCGTACAATCCGGGCAGCCATGGACGCCCTTATCGATTTCGGGCGGCCGGACAGGATCGAGCTGGCCGTGTTGATCGATCGGGGCCACCGGGAGCTTCCGATTCAGGCCAATTATGTCGGCAAATTTGTTGAAACAAGACGCACCGAGACCATCAATGTTTTACTGACGGAAATTGATGGAGAAGATAAGGTCGTAATTCAATAGGAAGAGATCATGAGCACCAGAAACCACAAGGCCGGCGCCCCCAAGAAAATCAAGGTCGGCATCCTTACGGTCTCGAGTACCCGGACTATCAAGGATGATAAAAGCGGGCGCTGGATCGGCAAACAGGCCAAAAAGGAAGGGCACGAAGTTATTTTTCATCAGGTTGTTCCTGACGACGCCGAAACCATAAACCGGACGGTTTTGGACGCTGTTCGCGATTATAAACCAGAGGTTATCTTGCTATCGGGGGGAACGGGTATCACCAGCAAAGACGTTACCATCGAGGCTGTGCGCCCCTTGTTTACAAAGGAGCTTACCGCCTTCGGACCGCTGTTTGCCCAACTTAGCTTTGAAGAAATCGATTCCGCCGCCCTGCTGTCCCGCGCTACGGCCGGGGTGTATGCAAATACGGTTTTATTTTGTATGCCCGGGAGCTTGAAAGCCTGCAAGCTGGCCTGCAACGCGCTGATTTTTCCCGAACTGGGACATCTTGTCGGGCACCTTCAAGAGCCCTAACCCGCGTTTCTCAAACCAGAGTATCACCTTGGCGGGG of Candidatus Desulfatibia profunda contains these proteins:
- the pyrR gene encoding bifunctional pyr operon transcriptional regulator/uracil phosphoribosyltransferase PyrR, translating into MSRHDTVLDAADIDRILTRIAHEILEVHKGAVNLTLIGIHTRGVCLARRIQSKIHTIEGIEIPTGDIDITLYRDDWTRISHHPIVQSTDISFSVNEKQIILVDDVLFTGRTIRAAMDALIDFGRPDRIELAVLIDRGHRELPIQANYVGKFVETRRTETINVLLTEIDGEDKVVIQ
- a CDS encoding molybdenum cofactor biosynthesis protein MoaE → MSLTRMLDTIKKHPDYHNAGMILCHNGVVRSTSRNGQKVSGLMITVNHQKLQQVIAISKQIPGIIEVLVEINENRKLSVGADVMFLVVAGDVRENVIRALTDTLNAIKTTVTQKIEFFE
- a CDS encoding molybdenum cofactor guanylyltransferase; this encodes MQNSCAGIILAGGKNTRFSGTNKAFLRVGAQRILDRIYDVFRGLFQEIVLVTNDPLEYLEWDLTVVTDLFPIQSALTGIHAGLFFMTTPYAFFVACDTPFIQKNLIEIVLENIEPRIDVVIPETSEGLQPLCSVYSRQCLKPIAQQLKKQELKIDRVFNRLRTRKIPEAILRKQDPDLISFYNINTPEDLARAEDMLVKL
- a CDS encoding molybdenum cofactor biosynthesis protein MoaB, with translation MSTRNHKAGAPKKIKVGILTVSSTRTIKDDKSGRWIGKQAKKEGHEVIFHQVVPDDAETINRTVLDAVRDYKPEVILLSGGTGITSKDVTIEAVRPLFTKELTAFGPLFAQLSFEEIDSAALLSRATAGVYANTVLFCMPGSLKACKLACNALIFPELGHLVGHLQEP
- a CDS encoding SEC-C domain-containing protein, whose protein sequence is MKTGRNQPCPCGSGKKYKKCCLNKAKPPLDLLWRRLGNAHDRLIDKLLTFADRFLGELAMALAMGDFMLWPETDLPKDPADEHVQLFTPWFVFNWVYDPDYSDIGPNMPTHQTVAQIYAREQSLDLDELERRLIDAAVNQPYSFLEVVSCNPGQGFRLKDILQGVETDVMEKKGSENARPGDILLGRIVQVDYVAMLVGCSSILIPPSRKPAIIDLRNYLLQENRYITADVLNEYDTEIRELYFHIYKAQLQPPKICNTDGDPLMFHTLHYEIDDPETAFRRLSDLSATEDPQTLRNEATLDAQGMVLKAEIPWSRKGHKASSALDNTILGHIVIDHRKLSVEVNSEARAKTIRQEIKARLGGQARYKKTKIQSPETMLSKGQNAQAKEIDQNELMQIPEVQERLAKVLTAHWEGWIDQKLPALGGQTPRKAIKTPDGRESVEALLLDAERQAARDEQMAPIGLTAIEDVRRQLRLDKAPAAKAQTIDKQKIKASLLEIKNKIENFGQARLNELYTGLALKLCDRIARTRRLTIERGRTEIWAAAVIHVIARLNFLFDPENEIYITTDEMGAFFGTKKTTVSNKAGFIQEACNIYFGDKEFSAPEIYELFRLYETEDGFLVPGFMTDFPDDMDLTGFKSPWDKKRRPDDVKLPQGEKAIGEKSSHGTDKKKETDSRQIKLFDDS